ATTCATCACCGTTTAACTATGTAAAAAAGGGGGAAGAACGATGAACCATACAATTTCGTATAGTGGAAAACAGCTAAaatagtttaatgtcatttaaATTTACCAATTAGTATTTATCAGTTACCTTTGATTGTACTAGGGAATTAATCCCATGTATTAGAAGTCAAAGATTCCCCATTCTCGAATTAATGAATTTATAGACTGCTGATTAATACTGgcttgacaaaaaaaaaatcttacctGGATTGGAATTAGGAAGCAAATAAATTGCCATGGCTGGAATTTTCAGAGTTACGTGAGATGCCAGACACGTGTAAACGCTACCGCTCTGAGCAAGCTGTGCGTCATGAAGAGTACTAGAAGCTTCATACATGCCGGCGCTGTTGAGCCATTGAGTAGTATTTATTCCATTCGAAATGGTTTTGTTATTTTTATACCAAACAATAGTCACTCCTGCCGGGTAAAATGGAGCCATATTACAGAAGAGAGTTGATGGCTCTCTTCTATTTCTAAGAATTTGCAGAGGAGTTGGTGAAGCTGATGAAAAATTAAGCATAATTATAAGTTTATATTAAAATTGGATTTTACAACAACACCTCGAACTCAAGCAGCTTTTCCATTTTAAACCTGCAGCATTATAATCAGAGAGCAATAAACCAGTTAGGAATGAAATGGCCATGGTACATTTTAACTAGTGAAAATTACAGTTAATGGAATTGCAAACAATGGGTCGCTACCGAATATCTGTCTAATTAAATCGCATATCTTATCTTTACAACTTACAAAAGTTGCCAAATTTTTATGTAAATCTCAGCTGAATGTTAGTAATGAACGTACTTCTCACATGTTTTCAAGCGCACTTTGGATCTTAACAATTACTCGTGTTTTCCCAACCAATTCCCGTATCTTCTGACCCCCGAACAGAACATATGCTGATTATTTCCGAAACCAACAGTATGTAAAAAATATCTCCTCTCTACAAGAATAGGATATGGAGTTTCAGGACTAGCGTGACAAGTTAATGAAGATGTGTTCACACCTGCGGATCGCAGAAACAAAATATATAATCAACTTCCATCCACGGGAATTGTTTGAAATGTATTCAAGAATCTACATTGTTAGGGGAAAAATCATTTCCCGAAATAGCTCCGGCTGCGAGAGTCTTCTTAGTTGGTTGGAAGAATGGAAGTTACACGTGAACGGCACACTGAATTGATGATACTCATATTGGAGCAAGTCAGATGAGATCTCCATAAGTATGATTGCCATCTGGGGTTAACCTAAGCTGTGTATTGGTGACTAGAAGGGCAGCTAGCATCAGACACAGATCTGTCAATATGAGCCAGGAGTGCTTTGGCCAAGGCACAGATGTGGCACTCTTCTTTCCCAAGTGTTGAGCTCTCAGCCAGATTTAGCGGTTTGAACATATGCAAGAGTAAATCTTTAGTGCATACTCAAGAATTGTTGCAAATTCTCAGGTGGCGTCGAAGTCAGGAGATGCCTATGTAATATTCTACGCCTGCCTCCTTTAGTGCATTTGAAATAAACAAAAACATGGCATTTGCCATGGTGCCGTAGGCAATACTGTAATTCTGAGTCAAGTAGCAACATTCGAGCTTTGAAGATCACCTCATAGCCCCGTATACGCCTTGCTGAATCTATGTTGCCTCTACTGTTTCCAAATTCACAGAAATGTGTACCTTTCAATAGCTGCTAAGTGTTGTCAAGCGCAAGCAACAACGAAACGCATTATGTTTCTGCAAATCGCATCGAGATTTGGCATACTCTTCATGGAAAATCATTTTGGAGAAATGCTTGGGCACATATTCCTTTAGCGGGAGTTTCGTAGTTCAGATCATCAGCATTTTGAATATCGAAACAATTTAATAATCTGCATTAATAAGTAATAGGAAAAGGCTATGGAATTGCAGGAATTGCATTTCCCCTAATCTGGCATGTAAAGCACTCTTCTGTATGCTTACGAGAGAAAAAAAGTTAAACATAAAAACACTCAAACATGTTAATAACCAAGGAATTCAATCTCTAAGTGTTTTTGATATCAATTTATGGAAAAGAGGACTTTGTTTCCTGATATAAATATTACAGCATTTGGATTGTCTCATGCAACTGAGTAATCAAGCAACTGAGATCGCAAATGATCTGAACTTTATCTGAATCTTACCACTAACAATAAGCTGTGATCCACTCCCATTTGCCACATCTACTCCTCTGAATTTGATTCCGCAGTGATAGACTCCAGAGTCGGCGATACTGATATTCAGGAGCTGGAGTGAGCCCttttcttccccactgtcaatatGTTTCCTGCTATCTGGTTGAATGAGATTTACTTCGCCAAGTTTCCACCAGTAAATGTTGACATTTGACGTGTCTTCAGAGCTGGAAATTGTGCAGCTGAAAACGACATTTTCACCAACGGTTAAGCTGGTACGTTGAGGGGTTTGGATTACTTGAAATACTTCGTCCGCAGCAACTActgaaaaataaacatgaattattATTACAAAATACAAAGTAAGATTTAGAATGAGAaatagagatacagaatgaaatatTAAACGAACTGAAGGAAACTGCGGTGAAAATAATCCCCATGAGTTGGTTACTACCGAGCGCTGCGAAGAAATACATTTCAATGATCGATACAGCTATCTTGAAGGCAACAAACATGAAATGTAATCACTGGGCAATGTCAATGATGTGAACTGCGAGGAAAGGACCTACGCCACTACCTGTCCGTCATTTGTGCCATCCAATGAGCTTACAGAATGGAATATAGATGTGAGAAGTGCAGCCTCGTCGCAGTTCCGAATGTTATATCAAGTTAACTATAGCCATTTCCTTACGTTAGTAAATTTTGATCCACACAGGCATTAGGATAGGATACTTGACGGCATCAGTCAAACCGAGGTAGATATCACCGGCCTTTGAATTAATGACAGAAAGGTATTGATATCCAAAACTCATATATCCCTATTTTAATAAGATTAATtactttatttcattattttctttatttcatAAGTCAGAATGCGGCCGAGTTCAGATATAGGAAGAAACAACGATTAGTGGTAGAAAACAACCAGTTTGTTTAAGAAAAAGACGATTTCGGCTTCTTAAACTTAAACCATCCAACAGATCGTTGGATAACATTCTAATAGCTTTAGAGGGAAAAAGGCCAAACGTTGGAACAGAACTGTAAATCATGTGATGGAGCTGAAAACATTTATAGAATGGGAATTACggaagaaaaaaatcaaacacCTGATCATCTGCAAGTGAGTCCTGGTCGTTAGATCCCTCAAGAGTAAAAATTGACAGTGAAATAGCATTTGACAGAAAATGGATTTGTAAATTACGTATGGTTAATCTGATgattgaagattagctttatttgtcacgtgtatgtCAAATCATACAGTGATTTGCgttgtttgcgtcaaatcaatTCAACGAAGATTGTACTAGGCCAGTGTCGCCACGCTTCCGGTGCCAATATGGCATGTCCACAACCTACTAACCCTAACAGTACCTCTTTGGGTTGTGAAGAAAACAGAAGTACTCAGGGGAAACCAACCTGGTAACGGGCagaacgttcaaactccttaAAGTCAGCAGCGGATTTAAACCCtgctgaaggttctcggcccgaaacgacgactatactctttaccatagatgctgcctggccggctgagttcctccaacattttgcgtgtgttgtttggatttccagcatctgcagattttctcttgcttgtgaacaCTGATCTTACTGCTTTCCATGGACATTAAATCAAGAGTAATATGGCACTCATTAGCTATTTTTACTTACTTATTGGAATGACGTTATTCACGTCAGGTTCATCACGTTTTTCAGGAAAACAGCATGTTTATGCTGCTGACAATTATGTTCAAAACAATATTCTTATTCATAGTAAATAAATTGCAGGAATGAAAATAATTACTCATTGAACAAAGTATCTGAATGGTTTAAATTCATAAATACTCACAAGAGAACTAACAGAGTGGAGCACCCATAGCCCCTACCTCCTTCTCCAAGTAGTACAATAACCTGATTTTTCATGCATCTCCATTATCGACATCTCAGGTATATTGCCTCCAAGACACTTTTAGGTCAATATCAAATGAGTTGAAGAAGACTCATCTGCTGCTTTGCAGTTGTGAAGGAACAATTGATACAACAAAAGAAGATGTCACCC
This sequence is a window from Hemitrygon akajei chromosome 17, sHemAka1.3, whole genome shotgun sequence. Protein-coding genes within it:
- the LOC140740937 gene encoding tyrosine-protein phosphatase non-receptor type substrate 1-like — its product is MFVAFKIAVSIIEMYFFAALGSNQLMGIIFTAVSFIAADEVFQVIQTPQRTSLTVGENVVFSCTISSSEDTSNVNIYWWKLGEVNLIQPDSRKHIDSGEEKGSLQLLNISIADSGVYHCGIKFRGVDVANGSGSQLIVSASPTPLQILRNRREPSTLFCNMAPFYPAGVTIVWYKNNKTISNGINTTQWLNSAGMYEASSTLHDAQLAQSGSVYTCLASHVTLKIPAMAIYLLPNSNPDRDAWTSINFYLKVFGSIGFALTLFLLMVITRIPFRFISCRDR